The Malus domestica chromosome 06, GDT2T_hap1 genome has a segment encoding these proteins:
- the PIN10 gene encoding probable auxin efflux carrier component 1c: protein MITLSDFYHVMTAVVPLYVAMILAYGSVKWWKIFTPDQCSGINRFVALFAVPLLSFHFISTNDPYNMNTRFIAADTLQKLIVLTVLGIWTKVSKRGCLEWTITLFSVSTLPNTLVMGIPLLKGMYGDFSGSLMVQIVVLQCIIWYTLMLFMFEYRGARLLISEQFPDTAGSIVSIHVDSDIMSLDGRQPLETEAEIKEDGKLHVTVRKSNASRSDILSRRSQGLSSTTPRPSNLTNAEIYSLQSSRNPTPRGSSFNHTDFYSMMAAGRNSNFGANDVYGMSASRGPTPRPSNFEEDGGGGAVSSATGNKPRFYHGGQNNAVAHYPAPNPGMFSPTASRTVTANANSNAMNAKRANGQAQKTEDTNGGKDLHMFVWSSSASPVSDVFGSNEYGGAAHDHKEVKLAVSPGKVEGRRENQEEYLEREDFRFGNRDQMNMNNEAEKGGDGIGKAKVMPPTSVMTRLILIMVWRKLIRNPNTYSSLIGLTWSLVSFRWHVQMPAIVAKSIAILSDAGLGMAMFSLGLFMALQPKIIACGNSVAAFAMAVRFLTGPAVMAAASIAVGLRGTLLHVAIVQAALPQGIVPFVFAKEYNVHPDILSTGVIFGMLIALPITLVYYILLGL, encoded by the exons ATGATTACATTATCCGACTTCTACCACGTCATGACGGCGGTGGTGCCGCTCTACGTGGCCATGATCTTGGCCTACGGCTCCGTGAAGTGGTGGAAGATCTTCACCCCCGACCAGTGCTCCGGCATCAACCGCTTCGTCGCCCTCTTCGCCGTCCCCCTCCTCTCCTTCCACTTCATCTCCACCAACGACCCTTACAACATGAACACCCGCTTCATTGCCGCCGACACCCTCCAGAAGCTGATCGTCCTCACCGTCCTCGGCATCTGGACCAAAGTCAGCAAAAGGGGCTGCCTGGAATGGACGATCACTCTCTTCTCCGTCTCCACTCTGCCCAACACTCTGGTCATGGGAATCCCATTGCTCAAGGGAATGTACGGCGATTTTTCCGGGAGTTTGATGGTGCAGATCGTCGTCCTCCAGTGCATTATCTGGTACACTTTGATGCTTTTCATGTTCGAATACCGAGGAGCAAGACTCCTCATCTCGGAGCAGTTTCCCGACACTGCGGGATCCATTGTCTCCATCCACGTCGACTCCGATATTATGTCGCTCGACGGAAGACAGCCCCTCGAGACTGAAGCGGAGATCAAGGAGGACGGCAAACTCCACGTCACTGTCAGAAAATCAAACGCTTCGCGCTCGGATATTTTATCGCGGCGATCTCAGGGGCTGTCGTCCACCACCCCGCGGCCGTCGAATCTCACTAATGCGGAGATTTACTCCCTGCAGTCTTCGAGAAATCCGACGCCGAGAGGGTCAAGTTTCAACCACACGGACTTCTACTCCATGATGGCTGCCGGAAGGAACTCGAATTTCGGAGCTAACGATGTTTATGGGATGTCTGCGTCCAGAGGGCCGACTCCACGGCCATCAAATTTCGAGGAAGACGGTGGCGGCGGCGCTGTCAGCTCCGCTACTGGAAATAAGCCACGGTTTTACCACGGCGGACAGAATAATGCAGTGGCGCATTACCCGGCCCCAAACCCAGGGATGTTTTCTCCGACGGCGTCCAGAACCGTCACCGCTAATGCTAATAGCAATGCCATGAATGCAAAGAGAGCTAATGGGCAAGCTCAGAAAACAGAGGACACCAATGGCGGGAAGGATCTTCATATGTTTGTTTGGAGCTCAAGTGCTTCTCCTGTTTCAGATGTGTTTGGAAGCAATGAATACGGTGGTGCTGCCCATGATCACAAAGAAGTAAAATTGGCTGTGTCTCCAGGAAAAG tggaggggaggagagagaatcaGGAAGAGTATTTGGAGAGAGAAGATTTCAGATTTGGAAACAGAGATCAGATGAACATGAACAATGAGGCTGAGAAAGGAGGGGATGGGATTGGAAAAGCCAAAGTGATGCCTCCAACAAGTGTGATGACAAGGCTAATTCTCATCATGGTTTGGAGAAAACTCATTAGAAACCCAAACACTTACTCCAGCTTGATCGGCCTCACTTGGTCTCTAGTCTCATTCAG GTGGCACGTTCAAATGCCAGCCATTGTAGCGAAGTCCATCGCCATACTATCTGATGCAGGACTTGGCATGGCCATGTTCAGCCTCG GTTTGTTTATGGCTTTGCAGCCAAAGATCATAGCATGTGGAAACTCCGTTGCAGCTTTTGCCATGGCTGTGAGATTCCTTACAGGTCCAGCTGTCATGGCAGCTGCTTCCATTGCTGTTGGCTTAAGAGGCACTCTCTTACATGTTGCCATTGTACAG GCAGCCCTACCCCAAGGAATTGTTCCCTTTGTCTTTGCCAAGGAATACAATGTACACCCTGATATTCTCAGCACGGG GGTTATATTTGGAATGTTGATTGCGTTGCCCATAACGCTTGTTTACTACATTTTGTTGGGGCTATGA
- the LOC103438087 gene encoding protein C2-DOMAIN ABA-RELATED 4 has product MMTDSPKTPAKGSCKSLMENLLGLLRIRVKRGVNLAVRDVRSSDPYVVIKMGKQKLKTRVIKKDVNPEWNEDLTLSVTDPSIPIKLTVYDHDTFSKDDKMGDAEFGISTYIEALKMNLEGVPSGTIVTRIQPSRANCLAEESCILWKDGKVVQDMCLRLRNVECGEVEIQLQWIDLPGSKGL; this is encoded by the exons ATGATGACAGACTCACCAAAGACACCGGCGAAAGGCAGTTGCAAGTCACTCATGGAGAATTTGCTCGGTCTTCTCCGAATCCGCGTCAAACGCGGTGTTAATCTCGCCGTCCGCGACGTCCGTAGCAGCGATCCCTACGTCGTGATCAAGATGGGTAAACAG AAACTGAAGACTCGTGTAATTAAAAAGGATGTTAATCCAGAGTGGAATGAAGATCTTACTCTTTCTGTCACAGACCCCAGTATCCCAATCAAGCTG ACTGTGTATGACCATGATACATTCAGCAAGGATGACAAAATGGGGGATGCAGAATTCGGCATCTCAACTTACATAGAGGCattgaagatgaacttggaAGGGGTCCCAAGCGGCACGATAGTGACGAGAATACAACCAAGCAGGGCAAACTGTCTAGCTGAAGAGAGCTGCATCCTGTGGAAGGATGGGAAGGTGGTGCAAGACATGTGCCTCAGATTGAGAAATGTTGAATGCGGCGAGGTCGAAATCCAGTTGCAATGGATTGACCTTCCTGGTTCCAAGGGATTATGA
- the LOC103438241 gene encoding uncharacterized protein — protein sequence MDDDGSDEPWEQLDVDDSDLISLSLRPCKRSASHSLKSINPPPPPNPSSSSSASPPLIRGPAGAVQAAMQRRTQIHRHGDDQNVEPIPTQEFVRRVVENGDDKDTDFAADPWLSALDYVAKQGADYPTPLGSIRMGVNTHRVAQVVAVIKSCTPNGLGDLMLTLKDPTGTIGASIHHTVLSEGDFGKSISVGAVLVLKKVAVFSPSRSACYLNITKNNMVQVISKDGRPVVTNDLPISSVNNPAPSSDSAAVTHTRFWAPQEKFPPPQESTEKIMNHLRQSSAVRGSDLNIEKHMETDHAAAPGMSCSSHEQRGSPTADVEVLSSSVKTAMPDGTTKMAIRKDRLDNEVTAAAKKANNPGVAEGDNPSSTSRPINPVEIPDDQEVGKTTGAKRPRQPLITRASLPEYTEEELDLFEFD from the exons ATGGACGACGACGGCAGCGATGAACCCTGGGAGCAACTAGACGTCGACGATTCGGACCTCATCTCTCTCAGTCTCCGCCCTTGCAAGCGCTCCGCCTCCCATTCCCTCAAATCAATTAATCCTCCGCCTCCGCCCAACCCCTCCTCGTCCTCTTCCGCCTCTCCGCCTCTCATTCGGGGCCCCGCCGGAGCCGTACAGGCCGCGATGCAGCGCAGGACCCAAATTCACCGCCACGGAGACGACCAGAACGTCGAGCCCATTCCGACCCAAGAGTTCGTTAGGAGAGTCGTCGAGAATGGTGATGATAAAGACACCGATTTCGCCGCCGATCCATGGCTTTCCGCTCTCGATTATGTTGCAAAGCAAGGCGCCGACTATCCGACGCCGCTGGGTTCCATCAGGATGGGGGTTAACACTCACAGAGTAGCTCAG GTTGTTGCTGTGATCAAATCTTGCACCCCAAATGGTCTTGGTGATCTCATGCTCACTCTCAAG GATCCTACAGGTACAATTGGTGCCAGCATCCACCACACAGTGCTTTCTGAGGGAGACTTCGGGAAGAGCATATCTGTTGGTGCAGTTTTGGTACTCAAGAAG GTTGCTGTGTTCTCTCCCTCACGCTCGGCATGCTATCTTAACATAACCAAGAACAACATGGTTCAG GTCATCTCCAAGGATGGTAGACCTGTCGTGACAAACGATCTTCCTATTTCATCAGTCAACAATCCCGCTCCCAGCAGTG ACAGTGCTGCGGTAACTCATACGAGGTTTTGGGCGCCGCAGGAAAAGTTCCCTCCGCCACAGGAAAGCACCGAAAAAATCATGAATCATCTAAGACAAAGTTCTGCGGTAAGAGGGAGCGATCTTAACATTGAGAAACATATGGAAACAGATCATGCTGCGGCGCCAGGGATGAGCTGCTCAAGCCACGAGCAGCGTGGAAGTCCAACTGCGGATGTGGAGGTTCTTTCTTCATCGGTGAAAACCGCAATGCCTGATGGAACCACAAAAATGGCAATTAGAAAAGACCGTCTTGACAACGAGGTAACTGCAGCAGCTAAGAAGGCCAACAATCCTGGAGTGGCTGAGGGTGACAATCCATCGAGCACGAGCCGACCTATCAACCCAGTTGAGATCCCTGATGATCAAGAAGTTGGGAAAACAACTGGAGCTAAAAGGCCGAGGCAGCCACTGATTACGAGAGCTTCACTCCCGGAGTATACAGAAGAAGAGCTGGATCTTTTCGAATTTGACTAG